The genomic region TCGGGCCATGGCCTGAGGGACGACGAACCGGATGATTCGGGCGGTGTCCATTCCGCTCGGCCTGCCGTGTACTGCAGCCGTCGAATCGCAGCATTTCGTTGCACCATGCCAACCGAAATCACCGAGCAGCAACTTGAACCCGACCTGCTTCACCCGTTTCCCGAGGGTTGGTATTTCGTCGCCAGTCGTCGTTCCATCCTGAAGGAAAAGCTGATTCGAAAAACCTGGATGGGCGATGAAATCATTGCCTGGTGTGACGGAGAGGGAAATATCTGCGTGGCCGAGGCGGTCTGTCCGCACCTGGGCGCCGACCTGGGTCCCGCTGCCGGAGGCATGGTGCGCGATTCCCGTCTCGTCTGTCCCTTTCACGGCTTCGAGTTCGATGTCAGCGGCCAATGCGTCGCCACTCCCTTTTCCCCGGCGCCCAAGGCCACCTGGCTCAAGGTGTTCGAGACGCGGGAAGTGCTCGACCTGGTTTTCGCCTGGTGGGGACACAACGGACGTCCGCCACAATGGAACCTTCCCGAGGATCCACCGACCGGACCCGACTGGAGCGAGATGGGATACAAGACTTTCCGATTCCCCGGTCATCCCCAGGAAACAACCGAGAATTCGGTGGACCTGGCGCACCTGCGTTATGTGCACGGCTACGACAACGTGAGCCGCGTGGGGCCGCTATCGGTGGAAGGCGCCTGCCTGGAGAGCTCCTTCAACTTCAAACGGACCAGGAAGATCGCCGGGATCACCGACCTCGTATTCGATGTCACCGCCGTCACCTGGGTCTTTGGACTGGGTTATTCGCAGGTCGATATTCACGAACGCACCATTAGCATGGATTTGCGGCTTTGGGTGCTGGCGACGCCCGTCGACGGCAAACTCATCGACCTGGTTCTGGCCAGTCAGGTGCGGGAGATACGCCGTCCCAAGCGGCCGATCGTCGGATTGAGGTTTGTTCCAACCAACCTGCGCGCCGGCATCATGAACAGAATCATGCTGGCTATCCAAAAACAGGACGTTCTGCAGGATGTGGTGATCTGGGGAAACAAGCGGTACCGATCTCGTCCACGTCTGTGCCGGTCCGACGGGGAGATCGGGAGGTATCGACGCTACTGCCAACAGTTCTATCCGGATCACGGGGATGCCGGTCAGGACCGGCATGAACTACCGTCCAGGGAGTCGTAGTGACTTTGTGCAAGCCGTATCCATACCCACTGAGTGGATCAGCATGAGAAAACTAACAGGCTATTTGGTCGCGATTGTCATTCTTGTCGGCTCCTGCGCCCTGGCGTACTACCTGGTGTCGCTGGCGCCCGAACCGGAGCGCAGCGAGCCACCTCCCCAAATCCCGTTTGCACAGACAGCCAAGGTCGTGGCCGGCTCCGGAGCCATCCCCGTATACGGCGCCGGAACGGTGCGGGCCAGCGCTGAAATCGACATTGCGCCGCTGCTCAGCGGAAGGGTGGTCTGGATGAATCCGGCCTTCCAGAGCGGCGGGCGGATCAGGGCGGGCCAGGCGATATTCCGCATCGACAAGGAAGACTACCTGCACCGCCTGCGCCAGGTGGAAGCCGAACTCG from Acidobacteriota bacterium harbors:
- a CDS encoding Rieske 2Fe-2S domain-containing protein — translated: MPTEITEQQLEPDLLHPFPEGWYFVASRRSILKEKLIRKTWMGDEIIAWCDGEGNICVAEAVCPHLGADLGPAAGGMVRDSRLVCPFHGFEFDVSGQCVATPFSPAPKATWLKVFETREVLDLVFAWWGHNGRPPQWNLPEDPPTGPDWSEMGYKTFRFPGHPQETTENSVDLAHLRYVHGYDNVSRVGPLSVEGACLESSFNFKRTRKIAGITDLVFDVTAVTWVFGLGYSQVDIHERTISMDLRLWVLATPVDGKLIDLVLASQVREIRRPKRPIVGLRFVPTNLRAGIMNRIMLAIQKQDVLQDVVIWGNKRYRSRPRLCRSDGEIGRYRRYCQQFYPDHGDAGQDRHELPSRES